In the Dama dama isolate Ldn47 chromosome 13, ASM3311817v1, whole genome shotgun sequence genome, one interval contains:
- the BDKRB1 gene encoding B1 bradykinin receptor has translation MASWALLELQTPNQSQPLSPNATSCDEAWEAWALLHRVLPTCVLSICLCGLLGNLFVLSVFLVARQRLNVAEIYLANLAASDLVFVLGLPFWAENIRNEFNWPFGAFLCRLVNGVIKANLFISIFLVVAISQDRYRVLVHPMASRRRRRRRWAQGTCLLIWAVGALLSLPTFLLRSVKAVPELNVSACVLRYPHDAWPFARMVELTLLSFLLPLAAIIFFNYHILAALRGQRDISRMRCGGPRDGRTTALILTLVSAFLLCWAPYHFFAFLEFLFQVRAVRGCFWENFIDLGLQCANFFAFVNSCLNPVIYVFWGQLFRTKVWELYKRCIPGSLTPVASSHRKETLQLFWRN, from the coding sequence ATGGCGTCCTGGGCCCTCCTGGAGCTCCAGACTCCCAACCAGAGCCAGCCCCTGTCCCCGAACGCCACGTCCTGTGACGAAGCTTGGGAAGCCTGGGCGCTGCTTCACAGAGTGTTGCCCACCTGCGTCCTCTCCATCTGCCTCTGTGGGCTGCTGGGGAACCTCTTCGTGCTGTCCGTCTTCCTCGTGGCCCGACAGCGTCTGAACGTGGCAGAAATCTACCTGGCCAACCTGGCAGCTTCTGACCTGGTGTTCGTCTTGGGCTTGCCCTTCTGGGCGGAGAACATCCGGAACGAATTCAACTGGCCTTTCGGAGCCTTCCTCTGCCGCCTGGTCAATGGCGTCATCAAGGCCAACCTCTTCATCAGCATCTTCCTGGTGGTGGCCATCAGCCAGGACCGCTACCGCGTGCTGGTGCACCCCATGGCCAGCCGgagacggcggcggcggcggtgggccCAGGGCACCTGTCTGCTCATCTGGGCCGTGGGGGCCCTCCTGAGTCTCCCCACGTTCCTGCTGCGCTCCGTCAAGGCTGTGCCGGAGTTGAATGTCTCTGCCTGTGTGCTGCGGTACCCCCACGATGCCTGGCCCTTTGCAAGGATGGTGGAGTTAACCCTGCTGAGTTTTCTCCTCCCCTTGGCTGCAATCATTTTCTTCAACTATCACATCCTGGCAGCCCTGCGGGGGCAGCGGGACATCAGCAGGATGAGGTGTGGTGGGCCCAGGGATGGCAGGACCACCGCCCTGATCCTCACCCTCGTGTCCGCCTTCCTGCTCTGCTGGGCGCCCTACCACTTCTTTGCCTTCCTGGAATTTCTGTTCCAGGTGAGGGCTGTCAGAGGCTGCTTCTGGGAGAATTTCATCGATCTGGGCCTGCAGTGTGCCAACTTCTTTGCTTTTGTCAACAGCTGCCTGAATCCAGTGATTTATGTCTTTTGGGGCCAGCTTTTCAGGACCAAAGTCTGGGAACTTTATAAACGATGCATTCCTGGGAGTCTTACTCCAGTAGCCTCGTCCCATAGGAAAGAGACCCTCCAACTTTTCTGGCGGAATTAA